The following coding sequences lie in one Anticarsia gemmatalis isolate Benzon Research Colony breed Stoneville strain chromosome 16, ilAntGemm2 primary, whole genome shotgun sequence genomic window:
- the LOC142979120 gene encoding uncharacterized protein LOC142979120, producing MPIVMTQKEWSRINKWAHPDHEDPEVARRREYVKYLNASSREMTKNWPNSLENVNKRNEELRQARIDAAEQANTKFYKRYLKNKKEEQERLMYSARDVVFKNRDAPKLLLSAVIETAVQKERIEQLKFLEERRREEAARKRAEDDDIIRKAKEWHELMATRRKRRFDANKQHQKDILEQAHEVSERNRIEHETELNLQKLDNIKANKEMAAIKEFDENFKEQEKARIFSDMERAKEECAQRRRVQAARDRMDDRLIEVLLRSRATIERRRKQTEIDTKNEKLRVLEAISAKLESGDADREAKDQAILNKAIKEKNDADEARREADRRKREGFKKDRQASRQKFLKDEEQRLHEFNTMRQWEIMNRFKNAELYEDFQEHLRAEKERKIKEYREDILRLWKERDDREARERAESRYFYGELAERKIRDSDNKLLTHAAHLLDECKELGRPDFALHRAIESYCKMHRLYPMPDLPTSMQEHFKRYSPWDGTKPDADYVEPPLPPPKQPEGFDNESTTDLTEKRAGLQEPPTAGASKPATSNAEKPSEDYKRAGPANGLQRRNLQTTNPLPAIKVLPCKNPDCKCELKPK from the exons ATGCCGATTGTTATGACGCAGAAGGAATGGTCGCGGATCAACAAATGGGCGCATCCAGACCACGAAGATCCGGAGGTAGCGAGAAGACGGGAGTACGTCAAATACCTCAACGCATCCAGTAGAGAGATGACTAAGAACTGGCCTAATTCTCTTGAG AATGTAAACAAACGCAATGAGGAACTCCGTCAAGCCCGTATCGACGCCGCCGAGCAAGCAAACACGAAGTTCTATAAACGTTACCTCAAAAACAAGAAAGAAGAACAAGAACGACTTATGTACTCTGCCAGGGACGTCGTTTTCAAGAATAGAGATGCGCCGAAACTGCTGCTAAG TGCGGTAATAGAAACAGCAGTTCAGAAAGAGCGCATAGAACAGCTAAAGTTCTTGGAAGAACGTCGTCGCGAGGAGGCGGCGAGGAAGCGAGCTGAAGATGACGACATCATCCGCAAGGCTAAGGAGTGGCACGAACTCATGGCAACACGACGCAAGAGACGGTTTGATGCCAATAAACAGCATCAGAAGGATATACTTGAACA AGCCCATGAAGTGTCAGAGCGCAACCGCATAGAGCACGAAACAGAACTGAATTTACAGAAGCTGGACAACATCAAAGCAAATAAGGAGATGGCTGCCATCAAAGAGTTTGATGAAAACTTC AAAGAGCAAGAGAAGGCTCGTATATTCAGCGACATGGAGCGCGCCAAGGAGGAGTGCGCGCAGCGGCGGCGCGTGCAGGCGGCGCGCGACCGCATGGACGACAGACTCATTGAAGTGTTGCTGCGGAGCAGGGCCACCATCGAGCGTAGGAGGAAACAGACTGAGATTGAT ACAAAGAACGAGAAACTCCGTGTATTGGAAGCGATCAGTGCTAAGCTGGAGTCTGGTGATGCTGATCGTGAGGCTAAGGACCAAGCGATACTCAACAAAGCTATCAAGGAGAAGAATGACGC AGACGAGGCTCGTCGTGAAGCGGATCGTCGCAAACGTGAAGGTTTCAAGAAAGACCGGCAGGCGTCGCGACAGAAGTTCCTCAAAGATGAGGAACAGAGACTGCACGAGTTTAACACTATGAGACAGTGGGAGATTATGAATAG GTTCAAGAATGCAGAGCTGTATGAAGACTTCCAAGAACATCTGCGCGCTGAGAAAGAACGGAAGATCAAAGAATACAGAGAGGATATCCTTCGACTTTGG AAAGAGCGCGACGACCGCGAGGCCCGCGAGCGCGCGGAGTCGCGCTACTTCTACGGCGAGCTCGCCGAGCGCAAGATACGGGACTCCGACAACAAGCTGCTCACTCACGCCGCGCACCTGCTGGATGAGTGCAAGGAGCTGGGCCGGCCGGACTTCGCGCTGCATAGAGCTATTGAG TCATACTGCAAGATGCACCGTCTGTACCCGATGCCGGACTTACCCACATCGATGCAGGAGCACTTCAAGCGCTACTCGCCGTGGGACGGCACCAAGCCCGACGCGGACTACGTGGAGCCGCCGCTGCCGCCGCCCAAGCAACCTGAGGGATTTGACAACGAGTCTACTACTGACTTGACGGAGAAGAGAGCTGGCTTGCAGGAACCACCCACG GCGGGGGCGTCCAAGCCAGCGACCAGCAATGCTGAAAAACCTTCAGAGGATTACAAGAGAGCAGGACCTGCTAATGGTCTGCAGAGAAGAAACCTACag ACTACAAACCCTCTGCCAGCAATCAAAGTGTTGCCGTGCAAGAACCCAGACTGCAAATGTGAACTGAAGCCGAAATAG